Proteins from a genomic interval of Chryseobacterium indologenes:
- a CDS encoding T9SS type A sorting domain-containing protein has product MKTKLVFLLFFGSLLTRAQTLNFKSLANMSAGRGAITSVIVDDNIYVSNGYQENGGSANYIEKYNITDNKWSILNATLLPKKFANSETYDHKIYIFNGWGNSHLEIVDLATNTIKKGAVNRSYTGNAGSAIYNGKIYVFGGSGLNGAATTKFSDRFQYYDIASDTWHPLPDMPTARETKGKIVNDKLYVIGGFNGTSSRLINVYDLKTDRWTNQYTMPSGISGHALAVSGDKIFIAGGYNNQTFLAYFDTTTHKFHPLSSNMIPRRHAAAEIYNNKLYIIGGSTTSLTKSAIKSIQAADITESALSSNTAAENYETKTRVYTNAARDGFIISNKNNSNQFEYTVYSPDGREISKGFAYYNKAIDLSKVQPGKYIFSFKDEKGMLQQIKVFR; this is encoded by the coding sequence TTGAAAACAAAATTAGTCTTCCTTTTATTTTTCGGCTCACTGCTCACCCGCGCACAAACGCTTAATTTTAAGAGTCTCGCCAATATGTCTGCCGGCAGAGGTGCCATCACCAGTGTAATTGTGGATGATAATATATACGTAAGCAACGGATATCAGGAAAACGGCGGCAGTGCCAATTATATTGAAAAATATAATATTACGGATAACAAATGGAGCATCCTCAACGCTACCCTGCTCCCCAAAAAATTTGCGAATTCGGAAACGTACGATCACAAAATCTATATTTTTAACGGCTGGGGAAACAGCCATCTTGAAATTGTAGACCTTGCTACCAATACAATAAAGAAAGGCGCTGTGAATCGTTCGTATACAGGAAATGCAGGGTCGGCCATCTATAACGGCAAAATATATGTCTTCGGCGGCAGCGGGCTAAACGGCGCTGCAACCACCAAATTTTCTGACAGGTTTCAATACTACGATATCGCTTCCGATACATGGCATCCGTTACCCGACATGCCCACAGCCAGAGAAACAAAAGGCAAAATCGTGAATGATAAGCTGTATGTGATTGGTGGCTTCAACGGTACATCATCCCGCCTGATCAATGTATACGACCTCAAAACCGACCGCTGGACCAACCAATATACGATGCCTTCGGGGATATCGGGACATGCATTAGCCGTATCCGGCGATAAGATTTTCATCGCAGGAGGCTATAATAATCAAACTTTTCTGGCCTATTTTGATACGACAACCCATAAGTTCCATCCGTTATCATCCAATATGATCCCCAGGAGGCATGCTGCCGCAGAAATCTATAACAATAAGCTATACATCATCGGCGGTAGTACAACTTCTCTAACCAAATCAGCTATTAAAAGCATACAGGCAGCAGATATTACGGAAAGTGCCCTCTCCTCAAATACCGCTGCTGAAAATTATGAAACTAAAACAAGAGTCTATACCAATGCAGCCAGAGACGGCTTCATCATCAGCAATAAAAATAACAGCAATCAGTTTGAATATACCGTTTACTCCCCTGATGGACGGGAAATAAGCAAAGGTTTTGCTTATTATAATAAAGCGATAGACCTGTCTAAAGTGCAGCCCGGGAAGTACATTTTTAGTTTTAAAGATGAGAAAGGGATGCTGCAGCAGATTAAAGTTTTCAGATAA
- a CDS encoding DUF2004 domain-containing protein: MTDYTLPHFGKVALQNLEEYYDVNIDFKGNEIQLDLNFENPSIDPAKLDKVKNFLENIEKFDKQNKAYITEDYHDQDGDTVKSYLEHHLEEIDREELSALINFNDPNIEPEQQLLTKLELVRVGFYPDSEDTFAILDYSIGQDLTDYLVVINTDENGQLDYMAMES, from the coding sequence ATGACAGATTATACACTCCCTCATTTCGGAAAGGTAGCCCTGCAAAATTTAGAAGAATATTACGATGTCAACATCGACTTTAAAGGCAATGAGATCCAGCTCGATCTGAATTTTGAAAACCCAAGCATTGATCCTGCCAAACTGGACAAAGTAAAAAACTTCCTGGAGAATATTGAAAAATTCGATAAGCAAAACAAAGCATACATCACTGAAGACTATCACGATCAGGACGGCGATACGGTAAAATCTTACCTGGAACACCATCTTGAAGAAATCGACAGAGAAGAACTTTCAGCACTGATTAACTTTAATGATCCAAACATCGAACCTGAACAGCAATTATTAACAAAACTGGAACTGGTAAGGGTAGGATTTTATCCCGACAGTGAAGATACCTTTGCCATCCTGGATTATTCTATCGGGCAGGATCTCACCGATTATCTGGTGGTCATCAATACGGATGAAAACGGGCAATTGGATTATATGGCTATGGAAAGTTAA
- a CDS encoding M48 family metalloprotease, whose amino-acid sequence MIDEIVKETGTDFPKKTYLSYDVNASVFYDSSFWSMFLPIKKNLTIGVGLVNTSTKQELKAILSHEFGHFSQRSMKVGSYVYNVNKIIFNLVNDDESYRNSIESWANMSGYFSIFAAISLFITQKIQWVLTKMYSFVNIRHMALSREMEFHADEVAAHIAGSLALEESLLRIELASSSYNNVLSFYDHKISKNQSSKNIYKEQFFVMNFFAQLNELEIKHNLPNVKLSESGLFNKSKLVIENQWASHPSHEERIAKLRALNITKETDDGPARNLFHNFEQIEEKLTAKLFSRVKYQKGRTDLELDIFKTEFEENYKKDSFDKIFNNYYDNKNPDFTVQENTSSGRFSFDELFSKEKVEWVYTIIALESDKKMIEAIINKELVLKTFDYDGEKYTSGEAKKLIPMLEKSIIEIKARIQQNDLNIYNHFLMSAADSGKKSEFISRYKLLADLDSQYDQKLQVYTDIANATAFINTKTTFDQIKRNFINLKPFEEMLKNEIKPYLESNTIGLDLEEQDIKDLNYYLINDLIYFNNDQYMESHLQIMMKAINIYPYLLSRKYFRLKKDVLAIMKELKTASEIEKAEL is encoded by the coding sequence ATGATTGATGAAATTGTAAAAGAAACAGGAACAGATTTTCCTAAAAAGACATATCTATCTTACGATGTAAATGCGAGTGTATTTTATGATTCAAGTTTCTGGAGTATGTTCCTTCCCATCAAAAAGAATCTGACCATCGGCGTCGGGCTTGTCAACACCTCTACAAAACAAGAACTGAAAGCGATCCTCTCCCATGAGTTCGGTCATTTTTCTCAACGTTCTATGAAAGTAGGAAGTTATGTTTATAATGTGAACAAAATTATTTTCAATCTGGTGAATGATGATGAATCTTATCGTAATTCGATAGAAAGCTGGGCAAATATGAGTGGTTATTTCTCCATTTTTGCGGCTATTTCACTTTTCATTACTCAGAAAATTCAATGGGTCCTTACCAAAATGTATTCCTTTGTTAATATCCGTCATATGGCACTTTCCAGAGAAATGGAGTTCCATGCCGACGAAGTAGCTGCACATATTGCAGGTTCTCTGGCGTTAGAAGAATCCCTTTTAAGAATAGAGCTGGCCAGTAGCTCCTATAATAATGTGCTTAGTTTTTATGATCATAAAATTTCCAAGAATCAATCCAGCAAAAACATTTACAAAGAACAATTTTTTGTGATGAATTTTTTTGCTCAGTTAAACGAATTGGAGATAAAGCATAATCTTCCGAATGTTAAGCTATCTGAATCCGGACTTTTTAATAAATCAAAACTGGTGATTGAAAATCAGTGGGCTTCACATCCATCTCATGAAGAACGTATTGCAAAACTCAGAGCACTAAATATTACCAAAGAAACAGATGATGGACCTGCAAGAAATTTGTTTCATAATTTTGAACAGATAGAAGAAAAACTGACAGCAAAACTTTTCTCAAGAGTAAAATATCAGAAAGGAAGAACCGATCTGGAGCTCGATATTTTCAAAACGGAATTTGAAGAAAATTATAAGAAGGACTCTTTTGATAAAATATTCAACAATTATTATGACAATAAAAACCCAGACTTTACAGTTCAGGAAAACACTTCTTCCGGAAGGTTTTCTTTTGATGAACTTTTCAGTAAAGAGAAAGTAGAATGGGTGTATACAATTATAGCCCTGGAAAGTGATAAAAAAATGATTGAAGCCATTATCAATAAAGAATTGGTTCTTAAGACATTTGATTATGACGGAGAGAAATACACTTCCGGAGAAGCCAAAAAACTGATTCCTATGCTGGAAAAATCTATCATAGAAATCAAAGCCAGGATCCAGCAAAACGACCTGAATATATACAATCACTTTCTGATGTCCGCAGCTGATTCGGGGAAAAAATCAGAATTTATCAGCCGTTACAAACTTCTTGCTGATCTGGACAGTCAATACGACCAAAAGCTTCAGGTTTATACAGATATTGCCAATGCAACAGCTTTTATTAATACAAAAACAACGTTTGACCAGATCAAACGAAATTTCATAAATCTTAAGCCTTTTGAAGAAATGCTGAAAAATGAAATCAAGCCTTATCTGGAAAGCAATACAATTGGTCTTGATCTGGAAGAGCAGGATATAAAAGATCTTAATTATTATCTGATCAATGATCTGATCTATTTTAATAATGATCAATATATGGAATCTCATCTGCAGATCATGATGAAAGCAATTAACATATATCCTTACCTTTTGAGCAGAAAATATTTCCGCCTGAAAAAAGATGTATTGGCCATCATGAAGGAATTGAAAACTGCATCCGAAATTGAAAAAGCAGAACTATGA
- a CDS encoding glyoxalase/bleomycin resistance/dioxygenase family protein, with the protein MNVTLDTIILYVQNVELLKNFYAEHFNLKIIEEGPIWVLLDAGAARIGLHRIGDQYMEKINTNHIFDSNTKLVFEIDIDIESARAELLSKNVGMRDIKTFENYNFWLCDGTDPEGNVFQLKCKK; encoded by the coding sequence ATGAATGTTACATTAGACACCATCATCCTTTATGTACAAAATGTTGAATTGCTCAAAAATTTCTACGCTGAACATTTCAATCTGAAAATTATTGAAGAAGGCCCGATCTGGGTTTTACTGGATGCCGGAGCAGCAAGGATTGGTTTACATAGAATCGGTGATCAGTACATGGAAAAAATAAATACAAATCATATATTTGACAGTAATACCAAATTAGTTTTCGAAATTGATATCGATATCGAATCGGCAAGAGCAGAGCTTCTGTCCAAAAATGTAGGAATGAGAGATATTAAAACATTTGAAAACTATAATTTCTGGCTGTGCGACGGTACAGATCCAGAAGGAAATGTATTTCAGCTGAAATGTAAAAAATAA
- a CDS encoding 5-carboxymethyl-2-hydroxymuconate Delta-isomerase yields the protein MPHFIIDCSEDILQLKTAGEIMNVVYEAADATGLFAPNDIKVRLQPYQYYRLAEHKKNFLHVFGYIMEGRTTKQKAGLSRQISLRLTELLPDISFLSVNISEFEAATYSNKALINPENKGKDRHFGL from the coding sequence ATGCCCCACTTTATCATAGATTGTTCAGAAGATATTCTCCAGCTAAAAACAGCCGGAGAAATCATGAATGTAGTATATGAAGCTGCTGATGCTACAGGTTTATTTGCCCCTAATGATATTAAGGTAAGACTGCAGCCTTATCAATATTACCGGTTGGCAGAACATAAAAAAAACTTCCTGCATGTCTTCGGATACATTATGGAAGGACGAACCACGAAACAGAAAGCCGGCTTATCAAGACAGATCAGTCTCCGGCTTACGGAATTGCTTCCCGATATTTCTTTTCTGTCGGTCAACATCAGTGAATTCGAAGCCGCAACTTACAGCAATAAAGCCCTGATCAATCCCGAAAATAAAGGTAAAGACAGGCATTTTGGACTATAA
- a CDS encoding DinB family protein: protein MSLKTLTVKSVQYNNWVVNKYIDWLSTKSDEQLNQETISSFPTILKTLHHIWQTQEYWWSHIAENNEFDFEKTAAASSKEEVFNAIKNNSQKLVDYVESLSEEDLSKNVKIESQWFQCDFSKYEYIQHAILHSTYHRGQIVTMGRNVGITDAPMTDFNFWNIYKDQK, encoded by the coding sequence ATGAGTTTAAAAACATTAACCGTAAAAAGCGTTCAGTACAACAATTGGGTAGTCAACAAATATATTGACTGGTTATCCACAAAATCGGATGAACAGCTTAATCAGGAAACCATATCAAGCTTCCCGACTATTTTAAAAACGTTACATCACATCTGGCAAACTCAAGAGTACTGGTGGAGCCATATTGCAGAAAATAATGAATTCGATTTTGAAAAGACAGCGGCAGCAAGCAGTAAGGAAGAAGTTTTCAATGCCATTAAAAACAATTCACAAAAATTAGTAGATTATGTAGAAAGTCTATCTGAAGAAGATCTTTCTAAAAATGTAAAAATTGAATCCCAATGGTTTCAATGTGATTTCTCCAAATACGAATACATCCAGCATGCTATTCTTCACAGCACCTATCACAGAGGCCAAATTGTAACGATGGGAAGAAATGTAGGAATTACTGATGCTCCGATGACTGATTTTAACTTCTGGAATATTTATAAAGATCAGAAGTAA
- a CDS encoding alpha/beta hydrolase, translated as MEKYTKSSDHQKIYYKESGSGKTALIFVHGWLGNSTWWDHQQEYFDHKYHVIQMDLAGHGKSDSSRQNWTSGSYADDIKAVVDDIGSSEIILIGHSMSGAYVLEAALKIPNVKAVVLIDTLKNLDESYTEEQIEQTLTYYRKDFRDAVENFLPQHLFAEQTPPAIREKIQHEFLRNEPELAVDLLSPLYKTDSKDIAKHLKVPVVAINSDASPTHRDANRKYFKEYDYVTIEGVGHYPMLEKPEEFNILLENAIKNLI; from the coding sequence ATGGAAAAATATACAAAGTCATCAGACCATCAGAAAATATATTATAAAGAATCCGGCAGCGGAAAAACAGCTCTTATCTTCGTTCATGGATGGCTGGGGAATTCAACATGGTGGGACCATCAACAGGAATATTTCGATCATAAGTACCACGTCATCCAAATGGATCTGGCGGGCCACGGAAAGTCTGATTCCTCCAGGCAAAACTGGACAAGCGGATCGTATGCGGACGATATCAAAGCAGTAGTTGATGATATAGGTTCTTCGGAAATTATTCTTATCGGCCATTCCATGTCGGGCGCTTATGTCCTTGAGGCAGCATTGAAAATACCGAACGTAAAAGCAGTTGTCCTGATCGACACACTAAAGAATTTAGACGAATCTTATACTGAAGAACAAATAGAACAAACGCTCACCTATTACCGTAAAGACTTCAGAGATGCGGTAGAAAACTTCCTCCCTCAACATCTTTTTGCAGAACAGACGCCACCTGCCATAAGAGAGAAAATACAGCATGAATTTCTTCGGAATGAACCGGAACTGGCAGTTGATCTGCTCAGCCCGTTATACAAAACTGATTCAAAGGATATTGCCAAGCATCTCAAAGTACCGGTGGTTGCCATCAATTCTGACGCCTCTCCTACCCATAGAGATGCTAACCGTAAGTATTTTAAAGAATACGATTATGTAACTATAGAGGGTGTCGGGCATTATCCTATGCTGGAAAAGCCTGAAGAATTCAATATTCTACTTGAGAATGCCATCAAAAACCTCATTTGA
- the ribB gene encoding 3,4-dihydroxy-2-butanone-4-phosphate synthase has product MEKLLEQFGATSKERVEKALSTLQQGKGILLVDDENRENEGDIIYPASTITEQDMALLIRECSGIVCLCISEEKSKHLNLRPMVENNNSKNQTAFTITIEAKEGVESGVSAKDRVTTIRTAVAPNALAEHIASPGHVFPLIAKKGGVFERRGHTEGSVDLVKMANLGDDAVLCELTNEDGSMARLPEIAEFAVKKGMTVVTIEDIYAYRKMILSN; this is encoded by the coding sequence ATGGAAAAATTATTAGAACAATTCGGAGCAACCTCCAAAGAACGTGTAGAAAAGGCACTTTCAACATTACAACAAGGAAAAGGCATTCTACTGGTAGATGACGAAAACCGTGAGAACGAAGGTGACATCATCTATCCCGCTTCCACCATTACAGAACAAGACATGGCACTTCTGATCCGCGAATGCAGCGGTATTGTTTGTTTATGTATTTCTGAGGAAAAAAGTAAGCACCTCAACCTCCGTCCGATGGTGGAAAACAACAATTCGAAAAATCAAACCGCATTCACCATTACGATCGAAGCTAAGGAAGGCGTAGAGTCCGGGGTTTCTGCAAAAGACCGGGTGACTACCATAAGAACGGCCGTAGCACCCAATGCCCTGGCAGAACATATTGCCAGCCCGGGACATGTTTTCCCTTTAATAGCCAAAAAAGGAGGCGTATTTGAAAGACGTGGCCATACCGAAGGCAGCGTTGATCTTGTAAAAATGGCAAACCTTGGCGATGATGCCGTACTTTGTGAGCTTACTAATGAAGACGGCTCTATGGCAAGACTCCCGGAAATTGCAGAATTCGCCGTTAAAAAAGGAATGACCGTCGTTACGATTGAAGATATATATGCGTACCGCAAAATGATTCTCAGCAACTAA
- a CDS encoding DUF3575 domain-containing protein, translating to MKKAIIPVLCFLFSEVSAQEISGPTGERMNIVKTNVTGYVFRNINLSYERAFTQWFSINIGFGTMPEGKVPFINAFLKDKDEKRFENLRVKATNFTIEPRFYLGQGYGKGFYIAPYYRYSDVSSNTFDFYYDYNGPDGNTYQIPLKGGGSAKGNSGGVMVGVQFFLTRSQNLVLDFWIAGAHYGGGKGDFSMTSDYVLTPDMQAQLKKEIENLDIPFVKYTVETDANGARIKVDGPWAGFRSGLSLGYRF from the coding sequence ATGAAAAAAGCAATCATACCTGTCCTCTGCTTCCTTTTTTCAGAAGTAAGTGCACAGGAAATTTCTGGTCCCACAGGGGAAAGGATGAATATCGTCAAGACCAATGTCACCGGCTATGTATTCAGAAATATCAATCTGTCTTATGAGAGAGCTTTCACCCAATGGTTTTCTATTAATATCGGTTTCGGAACAATGCCCGAAGGAAAAGTACCGTTCATTAATGCCTTTCTGAAAGATAAAGATGAGAAGAGATTTGAAAATCTTCGGGTAAAAGCAACCAACTTTACCATTGAACCCAGATTCTACCTGGGACAAGGTTATGGAAAAGGATTTTATATTGCTCCTTATTACCGGTATTCTGATGTTTCATCGAATACTTTCGATTTTTATTACGATTATAATGGCCCTGATGGAAACACCTATCAGATTCCCCTTAAAGGCGGAGGAAGTGCCAAAGGAAACAGCGGCGGAGTAATGGTTGGGGTACAGTTTTTCCTCACCAGAAGCCAGAACCTTGTTCTTGATTTCTGGATCGCAGGAGCCCATTACGGAGGCGGAAAAGGTGATTTCAGTATGACCTCCGATTATGTACTTACCCCGGATATGCAGGCACAGCTTAAAAAAGAAATTGAAAACCTCGACATCCCTTTTGTAAAATATACCGTAGAAACCGATGCCAATGGTGCCAGAATAAAAGTAGACGGACCATGGGCCGGCTTCAGAAGCGGACTTTCCCTGGGGTATAGATTTTAA